The Belonocnema kinseyi isolate 2016_QV_RU_SX_M_011 chromosome 1, B_treatae_v1, whole genome shotgun sequence genomic interval TACCATATCGTCAGTTTATGCACACCTGTCTTTGAGCCACACGGATTGACAATTTCGACGTCATCAGCGTAAAGTTCCAATCTGATGACATTTCTAAATCTCTGCAAGAAGGaatgattttcgaaatattttccatCCATGAAACCGCCTTTGATGTCTCCTTCGGATTTTCGTTCAGACAAAATTGATTGCTTGACATGCTTGTTAGATAAAACTAAAgtcaagatttcaattattgGAACGTATTGGAAGGTCTCAAATACTTCATTATGTAAATGTGTTCCTGTCTCTCTATCAAGCGTTTGATCTCGTCTTTTACCGAGTGGCATTTCTGTGGACCCAATATATCCGCAGTACTCTTTAAGGGAGTCGATTTGTTGATCCAAAGTGTGCAAACCTTCAAAAGAGCTATCAAATTCAAAAGTCTGTAATAAATCTTTTACATCATCGTCGTTAATCATATGCCGACGCTGAAAAAATCGTTTAACTCGTTGTTTGTAAGAATTTAATACATCGAATAATAATTCTTCACATTCATCAATAATTTCTGACAACACACTTCCGGTCATTGCACTATTTGCTTGCAATCTACCAATCATTTGTACAACAGACAACCGCAAATCAACTTCCACTCGTTCATAGTCGCCATCAAGATACGGACCTTGATTTTCATCATTTCCATTGATCTCCGCAAATTCATCATTATTTGCATTGATGGGCAATTCATTTCCGTGAACTTCGTTATTTGCATCGTCAACAGGATTGGCGACATCTTCTTGGTCGAAATCATCTGCGTGGAATGTTTGTACGTGTCTTCGCATTGaactaaataagttaaatttcctTAGACATCCTTCCTTGGCACATGGAAAACCGGAGTTACTGCATCCTCGATTGATTGTAAGTCCGTGTGCATATTTTAAGTGGTAAACATATTCATCCAGACCATCACTTACACGCTCTCCACATTCGTGACACTTTGAACCttccatatttgtttatttctaatTCAAGTTTCCTGAAACGGAGATATTTTTTTCGGTACCAAACTAGTGAAATTCatgatttcatgaattttgccatcCTTTATATGGGTAATTGCAGGGTGGCTGGTGGACCGtactgattttttgaaatttataataaatacttATTATCGTTCTCTACAAAATGGTTAGTTCCTTTTTGTTCAATTCTGTTCCTATTGTTTACTTTAATTTGATATAAGAAATCCTCAAACGTCATTACCGTACGGTATTCCAACCTCACTTTGCATTATGATAAACtgattttctcctttttttagaAAGCAACCTGAAGAAAGCTTGAATTACCAAGTTTGAGAACTTTTAATGAACATAAGTTTAATTCATGTATATTTTCGAGGCCAAATAAATAGTATTGTAAAAACCTTAAAGTCTGTCccgcgattttttaaattcaaaccgtTATTACCGTACGCCCttttttccagtaaaatattaTAGTTACAGTTAAGTAATAAATATAGAAACATTGAGCGTACATACCGAGAAAAGGCAACATGTTTAGTAAATAATCCCAATATTTTGATTTGCACAAATACTGTAAGCTGAGAGGTAACTAAATAAAATAGTATAGAACAATTATTCTtaccttttaaaatattgacaGTATCTGGTCCAACTACTTTCAGTAACTCTGTAGCTAATTCTTATTTACTTAGTTCTTGGAACTCTTTCATTTCTTCTGTGCACAGCGACTCAGTTTTTGGGGTTctggaaagtttaattttttaatttcgatgacaaattatataa includes:
- the LOC117177988 gene encoding uncharacterized protein LOC117177988, which gives rise to MEGSKCHECGERVSDGLDEYVYHLKYAHGLTINRGCSNSGFPCAKEGCLRKFNLFSSMRRHVQTFHADDFDQEDVANPVDDANNEVHGNELPINANNDEFAEINGNDENQGPYLDGDYERVEVDLRLSVVQMIGRLQANSAMTGSVLSEIIDECEELLFDVLNSYKQRVKRFFQRRHMINDDDVKDLLQTFEFDSSFEGLHTLDQQIDSLKEYCGYIGSTEMPLGKRRDQTLDRETGTHLHNEVFETFQYVPIIEILTLVLSNKHVKQSILSERKSEGDIKGGFMDGKYFENHSFLQRFRNVIRLELYADDVEIVNPCGSKTGVHKLTIWYVRVQNVPHHLNSQNGSIHVLCICYTEDMKKYGYKKILKPLLHDLEQLESDEEQVIILGEEEFLLRATVVAFCGDGSAVHEVYGLLGPAADKFCRMCLISREELLQGDVMPKEERTEEIFAQHMNLTRNAGPNAAAVETETGVRGECCLEGSKYFSITKKENL